One Urocitellus parryii isolate mUroPar1 chromosome 8, mUroPar1.hap1, whole genome shotgun sequence DNA window includes the following coding sequences:
- the LOC113200796 gene encoding class I histocompatibility antigen, Gogo-OKO alpha chain-like, with product METLESRPGRGESRFISVGYVDDTQFMRFDSDAKNPRQEPRAPWMGLEGPEYWEQNTRISENSAQNHRMCLNTLRGYYNQSDSGSHTLQRIYGCEVGTDGRLLRGFLQYAYDGADYITLNDDLSSWTAADAAAQITQQKWEATGAAERRRAYLEGTCVEWLLRYLENGKDTLQRLDPPKTHVTHHTSSEGDITLRCWAMGFYPKEITLTWQRDGEDQTQDMELVETRPTGDGNFQKWAAVVVPAGEEQRYTCHVHHEGLPEPLTLRWEPPLQPTIPSMGIVAGLVLLGVAVTGAVVTFFLWKKKIIGEIKRIYVPAACSDSAQISEMPLTAQKV from the exons ATGGAAACCCTCGAGTCCCGGCCGGGCCGCGGGGAGTCCCGCTTCATCTCCGTGGGCTACGTGGACGACACCCAGTTCATGCGCTTTGACAGCGACGCGAAGAATCCCAGACAGGAGCCGCGGGCGCCGTGGATGGGGCTGGAGGGTCCGGAGTATTGGGAGCAAAACACACGGATTTCCGAGAACTCTGCACAGAATCACCGAATGTGCTTGAACACCCTGCGCGGCTACTACAACCAGAGCGACAGCG GCTCTCACACACTCCAGAGGATCTATGGCTGCGAGGTGGGGACAGACGGGCGCCTCCTCCGAGGGTTCCTTCAGTACGCCTACGACGGCGCGGATTACATCACCCTGAATGACGACCTGAGCTCCTGGACCGCTGCAGATGCTGCGGCTCAGATCACCCAGCAAAAGTGGGAGGCCACAGGTGCTGCAGAGCGCCGCAGGGCCTACCTGGAGGGCACCTGTGTGGAGTGGCTCCTCAGATATCTGGAGAACGGGAAGGACACTCTGCAGCGCTTAG ACCCCCCAAAGACACATGTGACTCACCACACTAGCTCTGAAGGAGACATCACTCTGAGGTGCTGGGCAATGGGCTTCTACCCGAAGGAGATCACCCTAACTTGGCAGCGAGATGGAGAGGACCAGACCCAGGATATGGAACTTGTGGAGACCAGGCCTACAGGGgatggaaacttccagaaatgGGCAGCTGTGGTGGTGCCTGCTGGAGAGGAGCAGAGATACACATGCCATGTGCACCATGAGGGGCTGCCTGAGCCCCTCACCCTGAGATGGG agCCACCCCTTCAGCCCACTATCCCTAGCATGGGAATTGTTGCTGGCCTGGTCCTCCTTGGAGTTGCTGTCACTGGAGCTGTGGTCACTTTTTTCCTGTGGAAGAAGAAAATCATAG gagaaataaaaagaatctatGTTCCAGCTGCCT GTAGTGACAGTGCCCAGATCTCTGAAATGCCTCTTACTGCTCAAAAAG tgtga